One genomic region from Balaenoptera acutorostrata chromosome 1, mBalAcu1.1, whole genome shotgun sequence encodes:
- the EXTL2 gene encoding exostosin-like 2 isoform X3: protein MRCCHICKLPGRVMGIRVLRFSLVVILVLLLVAGALTTLLPNIKEDKMLTLRREIKSQGKSTQDSFTLIMQTYNRTDLLLRLLNHYQAVPYLHKVIVVWNNIGEKGPDELWNSLGPHPVPVIFKVQTTNRMRNRLQVFPELETNAVLMVDDDMLISTQDLVFAFSVWQDSS, encoded by the exons ATGAG GTGTTGCCACATCTGCAAACTCCCTGGAAGAGTGATGGGGATTCGAGTACTTCGTTTCTCTTTGGTGGTAATCCTTGTGTTACTGCTGGTAGCTGGGGCTTTGACCACTTTACTTCCTAATATCAAAGAAGACAAGATGCTTACTTTGCGTAGGGAAATAAAATCCCAGGGCAAGTCCACCCAGGATTCCTTTACTCTCATAATGCAGACGTACAACAGAACAGATCTCTTATTGAGACTTTTAAATCATTATCAGGCAGTACCATATCTGCACAAAGTGATTGTGGTGTGGAACAACATTGGGGAGAAGGGACCAGATGAGTTATGGAACTCCCTAGGGCCTCACCCTGTCCCTGTGATCTTCAAAGTACAGACAACAAACAGGATGAGAAATCGACTCCAGGTCTTTCCTGAACTGGAAACCAATG cgGTGTTAATGGTAGATGATGACATGCTAATTAGCACCCAAGACCTTGTTTTTGCTTTCTCCGTGTGGCAG
- the EXTL2 gene encoding exostosin-like 2 isoform X2: MRCCHICKLPGRVMGIRVLRFSLVAVPYLHKVIVVWNNIGEKGPDELWNSLGPHPVPVIFKVQTTNRMRNRLQVFPELETNAVLMVDDDMLISTQDLVFAFSVWQQFPDQIVGFVPRKHVSTSSGVYSYGGFELQTPGFGNGDHYSLVLIGASFFHSKYLELFQRQPAAVHALLDETQNCDDIAMNFIIAKHTGKTSGVFVKPVNIDNLEKETNGGYSGMWHRAEHFLQRSYCINKLVNIYDSMPLKYSNIMISQFGFPYANHKSKM, translated from the exons ATGAG GTGTTGCCACATCTGCAAACTCCCTGGAAGAGTGATGGGGATTCGAGTACTTCGTTTCTCTTTGGTG GCAGTACCATATCTGCACAAAGTGATTGTGGTGTGGAACAACATTGGGGAGAAGGGACCAGATGAGTTATGGAACTCCCTAGGGCCTCACCCTGTCCCTGTGATCTTCAAAGTACAGACAACAAACAGGATGAGAAATCGACTCCAGGTCTTTCCTGAACTGGAAACCAATG cgGTGTTAATGGTAGATGATGACATGCTAATTAGCACCCAAGACCTTGTTTTTGCTTTCTCCGTGTGGCAG cAATTTCCTGATCAAATTGTAGGATTTGTTCCAAGAAAGCATGTGTCTACTTCCTCTGGTGTCTACAGTTACGGAGGTTTTGAACTGCAGACACCGGGGTTTGGAAATGGTGACCATTACTCTCTGGTGCTGATTGGAGCCTCATTCTTCCATAGCAAATACCTTGAACTCTTTCAGAGGCAACCTGCAGCTGTCCATGCTTTGTTAGATGAAACGCAAAACTGTGATGACATTGCCATGAATTTTATCATTGCCAAGCACACTGGGAAGACTTCGGGGGTATTTGTGAAACCTGTAAACATAgacaatttagaaaaagaaaccaatGGTGGCTATTCTGGAATGTGGCATCGAGCTGAGCACTTTCTGCAGAGGTCTTATTGTATAAATAAGCTTGTTAACATCTATGACAGCATGCCCTTAAAATACTCCAACATTATGATTTCTCAGTTTGGTTTTCCATATGCCAACCACAAAAGTAAAATgtga
- the EXTL2 gene encoding exostosin-like 2 isoform X1, giving the protein MRCCHICKLPGRVMGIRVLRFSLVVILVLLLVAGALTTLLPNIKEDKMLTLRREIKSQGKSTQDSFTLIMQTYNRTDLLLRLLNHYQAVPYLHKVIVVWNNIGEKGPDELWNSLGPHPVPVIFKVQTTNRMRNRLQVFPELETNAVLMVDDDMLISTQDLVFAFSVWQQFPDQIVGFVPRKHVSTSSGVYSYGGFELQTPGFGNGDHYSLVLIGASFFHSKYLELFQRQPAAVHALLDETQNCDDIAMNFIIAKHTGKTSGVFVKPVNIDNLEKETNGGYSGMWHRAEHFLQRSYCINKLVNIYDSMPLKYSNIMISQFGFPYANHKSKM; this is encoded by the exons ATGAG GTGTTGCCACATCTGCAAACTCCCTGGAAGAGTGATGGGGATTCGAGTACTTCGTTTCTCTTTGGTGGTAATCCTTGTGTTACTGCTGGTAGCTGGGGCTTTGACCACTTTACTTCCTAATATCAAAGAAGACAAGATGCTTACTTTGCGTAGGGAAATAAAATCCCAGGGCAAGTCCACCCAGGATTCCTTTACTCTCATAATGCAGACGTACAACAGAACAGATCTCTTATTGAGACTTTTAAATCATTATCAGGCAGTACCATATCTGCACAAAGTGATTGTGGTGTGGAACAACATTGGGGAGAAGGGACCAGATGAGTTATGGAACTCCCTAGGGCCTCACCCTGTCCCTGTGATCTTCAAAGTACAGACAACAAACAGGATGAGAAATCGACTCCAGGTCTTTCCTGAACTGGAAACCAATG cgGTGTTAATGGTAGATGATGACATGCTAATTAGCACCCAAGACCTTGTTTTTGCTTTCTCCGTGTGGCAG cAATTTCCTGATCAAATTGTAGGATTTGTTCCAAGAAAGCATGTGTCTACTTCCTCTGGTGTCTACAGTTACGGAGGTTTTGAACTGCAGACACCGGGGTTTGGAAATGGTGACCATTACTCTCTGGTGCTGATTGGAGCCTCATTCTTCCATAGCAAATACCTTGAACTCTTTCAGAGGCAACCTGCAGCTGTCCATGCTTTGTTAGATGAAACGCAAAACTGTGATGACATTGCCATGAATTTTATCATTGCCAAGCACACTGGGAAGACTTCGGGGGTATTTGTGAAACCTGTAAACATAgacaatttagaaaaagaaaccaatGGTGGCTATTCTGGAATGTGGCATCGAGCTGAGCACTTTCTGCAGAGGTCTTATTGTATAAATAAGCTTGTTAACATCTATGACAGCATGCCCTTAAAATACTCCAACATTATGATTTCTCAGTTTGGTTTTCCATATGCCAACCACAAAAGTAAAATgtga